The following coding sequences are from one Triticum aestivum cultivar Chinese Spring chromosome 5A, IWGSC CS RefSeq v2.1, whole genome shotgun sequence window:
- the LOC123102767 gene encoding GDP-L-galactose phosphorylase 2 — MKLTIKRVPTVVSNYQEDAGERPRGGCGRNCLGHCCLPVSELPVYAFKANPTKLPLQEDAVPTDFFINLLLGQWEDRMTQGLFRYDVTACETKVIPGNLGFVAQLNEGRHLKKRPTEFRVDRVLQPFDSAKFNFTKVGQEEVLFQFENSGSDDSYFLRSAAVTVADRAPNVVAINVSPIEYGHVLLIPRVLDHVPQRIDQESFLLALHMAAEAASPYFRLGYNSLGAFATINHLHFQAYYLTVPFPVEKAATQRIPLAEGGIKSGVKVSKLMNYPVRGLVFEEGNTLNDLANVVSSACIWLQDNNVPCNVLISDSGRKIFLFPQCYAEKQALGEVSQELLDTQVNPAVWEISGHIVLKRRDDYEEASEASAWRLLAEVSLSEARFEEVKAYIFDAACLVQSQAEEETDEAIYAPVLVGPSAVGEGCLVIP, encoded by the exons ATGAAGCTGACGATTAAGAGGGTACCCACCGTCGTGTCCAACTACCAGGAAGACGCTGGCGAGCGGCCACGCGGAGGGTGTGGGAGGAACTGCCTCGGACATTGTTGCTTGCCTG TTTCTGAGCTTCCTGTCTATGCTTTCAAGGCAAATCCAACAAAGCTGCCTTTACAGGAGGATGCTGTTCCTACTGATTTCTTCATCAATCTCCTCCTTGGGCAG TGGGAGGACAGGATGACCCAAGGCTTATTTCGATATGATGTCACTGCATGTGAGACCAAGGTGATCCCTGGCAACCTTGGTTTCGTTGCTCAACTAAATGAAGGGCGCCACCTCAAGAAACGTCCTACAGAGTTCCGTGTGGATCGTGTGCTTCAGCCATTTGACTCTGCCAAGTTCAATTTCACCAAAGTTGGCCAGGAGGAGGTGCTCTTCCAATTTGAGAACAGTGGTAGTGATGACAGCTACTTCCTGAGGAGTGCCGCAGTCACTGTTGCTGATCGTGCTCCTAATGTTGTGGCAATCAAT GTGAGCCCAATTGAATATGGCCATGTTCTTCTTATTCCCCGGGTCCTGGACCATGTGCCTCAGAGGATTGACCAAGAGAGCTTCTTGCTAGCACTGCACATGGCGGCTGAGGCAGCTAGCCCATACTTCAGGCTTGGTTACAATAGTTTGGGTGCCTTTGCAACTATCAACCACCTCCACTTTCAG GCATACTACTTGACAGTGCCTTTTCCTGTCGAGAAGGCAGCTACCCAGAGGATTCCCCTTGCTGAGGGCGGGATAAAGAGTGGAGTGAAGGTGTCGAAGCTAATGAACTACCCCGTGAGAGGACTGGTTTTTGAGGAAGGCAACACCCTGAATGATCTGGCCAATGTGGTTTCCAGTGCTTGCATTTGGCTGCAGGACAACAATGTGCCTTGCAATGTGCTCATTTCAGACTCTGGCAGGAAGATCTTCCTCTTTCCCCAA TGCTATGCTGAGAAGCAGGCTCTGGGCGAAGTGAGTCAGGAACTGCTGGACACACAGGTGAACCCTGCTGTTTGGGAGATCAGTGGCCACATTGTACTGAAACGTAGGGATGACTACGAGGAGGCATCAGAAGCTTCGGCATGGAGACTCCTCGCCGAGGTCTCCCTGTCGGAAGCACGCTTTGAGGAAGTGAAGGCCTACATCTTTGATGCTGCTTGTTTGGTTCAGTCCCAGGCGGAGGAGGAAACTGATGAGGCCATTTATGCACCTGTGCTGGTTGGCCCTTCAGCTGTTGGGGAGGGCTGCCTCGTAATTCCGTGA